A window from Xiphophorus maculatus strain JP 163 A chromosome 17, X_maculatus-5.0-male, whole genome shotgun sequence encodes these proteins:
- the rad51ap1 gene encoding RAD51-associated protein 1 has product MDRPSRKTKVVNYYENKDLDDDEDFACSKAPPSKKAREETKHEQKKPSVRSSSPESNPTTPQSEKSRKPLDEKLYERDLEAAITLSLLNNSDGLNDSPTTNVKVQSPVDENTDPASLLLSNCSVDGAVLGLDEITSEKASPAARQRKTSTKAAEVQRKKDEDEDYKPKLTPDSESDEDFSEPEESEDEEFTVKKSSKAKRKEKVSKKDKPKPSPAPKKKQSRSSLSKPQAAGVSRSPPAAKLVPSKPASFSVKPVSSVSPAGGRIPKWNPPAQVGKSPTSSQTPAVKSPSAGLRLGLSRMVRVKPLHPSVTSH; this is encoded by the exons GAAGACGAAAGTTGTGAACTACtatgaaaacaaagatttggATGATG ATGAGGATTTTGCCTGTTCGAAAGCACCGCCCAGCAAAAAGGCCAGAGAGGAAACGAAACACGAACAGAAGAAACCTTCAGTCAGGTCCTCCAGCCCCGAGTCAAACCCAACAACACCTCAGAGCGAGAAGAGCAG AAAACCGCTGGATGAAAAGTTGTATGAAAGAGATCTTGAAGCCGCCATCACGCTTTCTTTACTCAATAACTCAGACGGACTAAACGATTCTCCCACCA CAAATGTTAAAGTTCAAAGCCCTGTCGATGAAAACACAGATCCAGCTTCTTTGCTTCTGTCCAACTGCAGCGTGGACGGAGCAGTTTTAG GCCTTGATGAAATCACATCAGAGAAAGCATCACCAGCTGCCAGACAAAGGAAGACCTCAACTAAAGCAGCTGAGGTGCAGAGAAAGAAGGACGAAGATGAAGACTACAAACCCAAACTAACTCCAG ATTCAGAGAGCGATGAAGATTTCAGTGAGCCCGAGGAGAGCGAGGATGAGGAGTTTACAGTGAAGAAATCCAGCAAGGCTAAAAGGAAGGAGAAAGTGTCCAAGAAAGACAAACCCAAGCCAAGTCCCGCTcccaaaaagaaacaatcaaGGTCTTCACTTTCTAAACCACAGGCTGCAG GAGTTTCCAGAAGTCCCCCAGCAGCCAAACTGGTTCCCAGTAAGCCAGCTTCATTCAGTGTGAAGCCTGTGAGCTCTGTgagtccagcagggggcagaaTACCGAAGTGGAACCCGCCAG CTCAGGTCGGTAAAAGTCCGACCTCATCCCAGACGCCGGCTGTGAAGTCTCCCAGTGCCGGGCTGAGACTGGGACTGTCCCGCATGGTCCGGGTCAAACCGCTCCACCCGAGCGTCACCAGTCACTAA